TCCGTTACCTCATAGGCATAGAGAATGGTCCTGGCATCGTTAAATTCATAACTGCATGTGATAAAGGACCAGAGCTGCTCCAACGGCTTCTCCGGGATCTGGGCGAAGGAACATCCCTTCGTCATCTCTTCCACATACGCCTGGAAACTCTCCTCGGTGGCAAACTTCGTCTTTCTTCTCATACCGGTAGGTTCCGTATAGAGAACCGACATGGGGCGTAAATGGTACTCGCGTTCCGGCGTGTAGACGGTGATATCCTGGTGCTCCATGAAATATTCCTCATCCTTATATTTTACAATGTCTTTGAACATACTGCCATTCTTCATGTTATGCCCATAGATTATATTATGCCGGCCGGAAAAATCAGGTTCGCTCTCATAATCAAGATAAATGGCACCCGCCACACTTTTTTTACCTTCGAAGTCTGTATTTAAGTAAGTTTCATTATTTCCGGTCTGAACGATGGGATAGTCA
The sequence above is drawn from the Anaerotignum faecicola genome and encodes:
- a CDS encoding class B sortase encodes the protein MVQTGNNETYLNTDFEGKKSVAGAIYLDYESEPDFSGRHNIIYGHNMKNGSMFKDIVKYKDEEYFMEHQDITVYTPEREYHLRPMSVLYTEPTGMRRKTKFATEESFQAYVEEMTKGCSFAQIPEKPLEQLWSFITCSYEFNDARTILYAYEVT